CATGACCCTGAATGTATCCCTTCCGGTCTCTAGTCCACGTTTTCTAGTCCAGATGGTTCTAAGTTTCTTTCTGGTTCTGGCAATTGACGTCCCACGACTCAGGGCATTTCCTGGAAGGACTTTGGAAAGATGGCCCCATTTGCCTCCCTCCAGGTCCCTCAGCCCGCCAGTTATCTCACCACAACTCTCTCCAAGGTGCTCACCCGTCCTCCTTCACGAGCTGTAAACTTGCCCCAGCCCATCCCTGCCACCGGCCGCGCGCCCAGCCACTCTTTCCGGGGCCCTAGGGCCCATCTCCTGGCAGGTTCTAGCATAGGTTCTAGACAGGCACGTGCATGTAACCCCAAGAAACTACAGCCCCCAAAAGGCTTTGCGACAACCCCTCCGTGTTTACCACCAGAGAGGAAAGGCTTTTCAGCGCGGGCCAGACACCGAATGGCATTTTGGGAATTGTAGTTCATTTGGGAAGAGCCggggaacgggggggggggggggtcaggccGAAAGCCACCCTTCCCAGAACGCACAGCGCTCTCCCCCACCAATCGGAGGCCCGGATCTTGGAAGGGGGCGGGGAAGAGAGCGAGCTGAGCAGCGCATGCGTGGTACGTGTGGCTGGGGAATTCATGTGGAGGTCAGAGTGGAAGCAGGTGAGAATGGAGGGGAGCGGCTCCGGCCGCGTTCCGGGCGTCTCTGCAGCTCCCCGCTGCGTTCTCGTTCACAATTTGGGCGGGTGGGGTGCGTGCATGGGTCCGTCTCGTGTTGGAGGGGAGAGGGTGTGACCCCGGGACCAGCGGGGGTTGCGTCGAGCGAGGAAGGTGTGTATGGGGGCGGGGTGAGGAACAATCCAGAAGCTGTATTAGAAATGGAAAGGTCGGGACTGGGTGTCTTGGCCTCGGGAAAGGAAAACGGAAATGCGCGGGGAGTGATCAAGGAAGATTCGGGAGTTGAGGTCTTGCCGGGCGGGAGGGAGGATTTGAATCTGAAGTGGACGACGACGCTGGGGCGGGGCATTAAAAAGTTAagtgcggggtgggggagggccctgcctgggtggctcagtccgttggttgtccgacttgagctcaggtcatgatctcggggttcgtgggttcaagccccacatgggctctgtgctatcagcgcagagcctggagcctgctcttgattctgtgccttcctctctttctgcttccccctcaaataaataagcattaaaaagaaattaagaaaaaaattaagtgcgGGAGTAGATTCCAGTTAGGTCAGTCGGGCTCCCGCCCACCCCGCCTCAGCCCCGCCCTCCCACTTCTTCCAGGGTTCTCCCTTGCAATGCAGCTATGGAGAGCGTTTTTGCTCCTTTGGTTCTTCTGGTATCTTGGTCCCAGAATGTCGCCCACCTCCCGCTTCCATATTAACAGTGAGGTGTTAAGCTGTGCCTTCCAGGATTAGACCTCCAGGTGCTAATCCTGGTTCCACCACTAaagagctgtgtgatcttagtCTCCTCTTGTAACCTTgctgggtgcctcagtttcctcatctgtaataacCTCCCTCATAGGGGTcggtgtgaggattaaataattgCCATTCGAAGACTGCCTCCTGATATAAAAGCTAGCTGTTACTGTTACTTTTGCTGTTGGAATCACCATGTAGCGCATTCTGGGAGTTACTTTTCCAAACCAGAATTGCACAGAACCAACCACAAAGCAAGCCTTTGTCTTGGGGCTTGCTTGCCCAGGAAATGGGAGGGTGGTTTAGTGTGGTGCTGAGTTCTCCGTGGGTGTCAGGCCCACGTCTCATTCCCATTATTGAATCAAGTGCCCCAGTccccaaatgggaaaaaaaaattttttttaattttatttttaattttttaaaatttacatccaaattagttagcatatagtgcaacaatgatttcaggagtagatcccttagtgccccttacccatttagcccatcccacctcccacaccccctcccataaccctccgtttgttttccatatttatgagtctcttctgttttgtccccctccctgtttttatattatttttgcttcccttcccttaatgttcatctgttttgtctcttaaagtcctcatatgagtgaattcatatgataattgtctttctctgactaatttcacttagcataataccctgcagttccatccacgtagttgcaaatggcaagatttcattctttttgattgccgagtaatactccattgtgtatgtgtgtgtgtgtatatatatatataccacatcttctttatccattcattccctcgatggacatttgggttctttccatactttggctgttgtcgatagcgctgctataaacatgggggtgcacgtgtcccttagaaacagcacacctgtatcccttggataaatacctatagtgctattcctgggtcgtagggtagttctatttttagttttttgaggaacctccatactgttttccacagtggctgcaccagcttgcattcccaagaaatggaaaaaatttaaaaattttttttaatgtttttatttctgagacagagagagacagagcatgagcaggggagggacagagagagagggaaacacagaatccgaagcaggttccgggctctgagctgtcagcacagagcccgacgcggggctcgaactcacggactgtgagatcatgacccgagctgaacagtcggccgcctaactgcctgagccacccgggcgccccagagatggaaaaaattttaaagcagaagaATTGATAGTACACTTCTCCAGGCTCTAGAGTTATTTATTAGGTGGCCTTCAGTGCGTGATTTTGAGCTCTCAAGAGTGGAGAAATAAATAGCGAGCCCGCCTGGGAAGTGAATATGGTGCCTCAGAGAGGGCTTTCTCTTACGGATTTCGGGAtcaagctgttttgttttgtccccgccccccgccgtaGGTGTGAGTGGGGTCCAGCAGGAGGCGACATGGCTGCCAAAGTGTTTGAGTCCATCGGCAAGTTCGGCCTGGCCTTAGCCGTGGCAGGAGGAGTGGTGAACTCTGCCTTGTATAATGGTGAGGCTccgaggggtggtggtggggcacTGCCTTTTGCCGGATTTCCATTGGCCTGCGTGGCCCGTGTCACACTTGTGATGGCGGCTGTTGACTGTGAACGTGTGTGAGACCAAGGGGGGGGCTCACCTGCCATCCCACACCATACGGTTGCCTTGTCACTAGATCCTCTGCCCTCGTGGCCGCAGGTCCTCTGCGAGCCTTTGTTCACAAAGAGCCTCCCAGACCACGTGCCGGTCGGACATTTCCAGCTACTCTTGTTGGTTTGAAGTGACGCTGCGGCCGAGTGTCGGGGTCTCACAGGAGACCCCGTGGAGAGAGCTCATTGGATCCCTCGGCCGCGTGTGAAGTAACCCAGCGAGGGCTTTAGACCTTCGGTGACCTTGTCTGGAGCTGGATCTTTGGCTCTGCTGCAATTGGGTCGTTCCAGACAAAATACCTTTTGAGGCGCATCGCCCAGCTTTTAACAGCGCGACAGGGGCTCCCGCTGGCTTTTTGTCTGCTTTCCTGTGCGACCTTAGGCgagccatcccctccccccccccaactcccgccccaggcctcagcttcttcattggTCAAGCAATAGGACGAAACTGGTTTATGTCTAGGACTCCCTCCAACTCCGGTAGTCTCTAGCTTTCGTGATTGGAAAGTGGCGATAGATGGACCTCCCTCATGCGTGACTATCTAGCAAGAGGAGGATAAGTCTAGAGCGAAGATCTTTGGAGCAACTCTGAAGTCTCctgaggcagagacacagagccgCCGACGAGAAAAGCTTAACTTGGTTTAAACGGCGCTGCTTTATGCTCTGATGTCCGCAGCACAACTGGAGAGTAATCACCGTCACTGATTTCTCTCTGAACCCAGAAATCCTTAAAGCCTGAGAGAAACTGTGCCCTTGGAAAGAGTGGGACCTTCCAAATGTTAGGGGTTCCGTGGCTAGGTTAGGGTGCAGCTTCTGGGAGCACTGGCTTAAATTGGAACCAGGATGGGACGGTAAAGACCTTGGTGAGTTTGGGAACGAAGTTTGGGGAGGTGATTTCCTGGAAACGTGTTGGCGGGTGGGATGGTTAATCGGAACAGCGGCCGCCAGTTTCCAGGGAAAGGATGCTGAGGAATTGATCCTGTTTACCAGAGTCCTTGGGAAGACCgtggggtgggaagggatggCTGAGTTCTGGAGCTGCGTGGAAGCCTCTAGAGGCAGAAGTGTGGCAAGATggagccgggggaggggagacttaaaaaaaaaaataacaagaaagcgCCAAGGAGCTTTCAGAGGTAGCCTTTTTGGTTAAGAggcaaagggatttttttttctgtcttgttctccTTCACTCCTAGTGGACGCTGGGCACAGAGCTGTCATCTTTGACCGGTTCCGTGGAGTGCAGGACATTGTGGTGGGAGAAGGGACTCACTTCCTCATCCCTTGGGTACAGAAACCTATCATCTTTGATTGCCGCTCTCGACCGCGTAACGTGCCAGTTATCACTGGTAGCAAAGGTGAGTCtcgggcgcctgcgtggctcagtcggttacgcggccgacttcggctcaggtcatgatctcgcggtccgtgagttcgagccccgcgtcgggctctgtgctgacagctcagagcctggagcctgtttcagattctgtgtctccctctctctgaccctcccctgttcatgctctgtctctccctgtctcaaaaataaataaaacgttaaaagaagaaattaaaaaaaaaagaatgctaagcagagtatttataaaaaaaaaaaaaaaggtgagtctTGCCCGTGGGTCCCGCGAGGTAGCGTGTGGAAGGGTTACCGTAGGATCCAGAAGAGGCCAGACCTCCCCGGAGAACTCCCTTGTAAATTCCTCCTGGAGAGATTTTAACACGGATTCAGAGAAATATGTACAGCGCACAGACAGCTGTACAAATTTAGGGAGATCCACAAAGATAGACTTCGAGAGTCACGGAGCGCTCCAGTCTTAAAGAATATGCCGGATGTGCCTCTGCTCCGTCAGTCACCCCTTCCGGTCAGTTCTCGTTCCCCAGGGTGACGATGTCAGCCGGTCTCCAGCCATCCCCTGTGCCTTCACAGCCGGCTTCCCCTTGGCCTTGTTCTCCAGGGCCTCTGTCTCCAGCAGTGCTGGCCTCCCACGGGCTGGGGCCGGGTCCCTGAGGGCGGTCTCCTGTGTCTGGCATGCCGCTGGGTTCCCGGCGAGCCCCAAACGAATTGCCCTCACTGCTCTCCTGCCGTCCTACCCACAGGGGTGCCCAGGCAGTAAACAGAATAGCAGGGATCTTTCTGCACGGCGAAAGGTGAGGGTCGTGTGGCTGCTGGGTTTATTATCTGGGGAACACTCGAGGCCTTGGGTGCCATTCCCTGGCCGATGTGTGCTTACGGTGACCGTGCCAGGTGTCAGGCTGGGTcgcagggtgggggtggtgcgGAGATTTCAGAGGTGACTAAAGCGGGGGCCCCTGGGGAGCTCAGTGTCGCTAGGGATGTAGACGTGTGGACAGACAGTTACGGTAAGCGTGGCTTGTCCTGCAGGCAAGGGCATGGGGTGGAGGCGAGTGGAGAAGAAAACAGCTCGCCCCCACAGGTGGCTGCGCAGGCTCCCGAGAGGACCTTAGCTTGAGCTGGGACTTTAGCGAGAGACCTGTGTcgggcagaggaggggacaggTCAGTTGGCATTTCGCAACCTGGCCTGTAGCTCGCGGCTACGGGGTCTGGCTCGCGTCCTACAAAAGGGAGATCAAAGGGTGGGGTTAATCGAGAAACGtataattttaacttaaaagcGTAGCTCTCAACTTCCCACCTCTTAGGGATTGCGCTCGCTGTTGTGCGGCACCTGTTTGTAAGGACGCGTTGTAAGGACGTCTTCAGAACTGTTGATAGGAACTTCCAGAAATCAGGAGTGTGTGCATCTCCCGCTtccctgggtggctgggtcaaaACTTCCCCGTGCGTCCGTGTCATTGAGGACCGCAAGCAAGCTGACCGTGCTTTAGCCTTGggcaggcctgagctgtcagGGGACGTTGTAATTAATGTTGTGCCCcctgttccccgcccccccccttcgCCTGGATCAGGTCACGAGAAGCATGTTCCAGATGAGTCCGATAACCCCTTCCATCTGTTTGCATTTGACCCAGCGCTGTCCTGTCTGATTTCTCCTTCGCTTTCCCCTAGCGTTCCTGGAAGGCAGATGAAATCACCCCCCGTTCTTACAGACCAGGAGATAAGCTGAGATTGGCTAAGgctgaggtcacacagttagtaaacAGGACGGGACTGCAGCCCAGGCCTTCGGACTGACTGCCGGTCCAGCCAGAGTGGACTGTCTCCGCTGGGCCCACGAGAACCTCTCCAGGGCAGACTCCTGAGTGGGGCCTTGGAAAGGCTTCACGCTAAAACTCTTGGCATTGGCCTGTTTCATTAAAACACGCACTGTTCCACTGTCCCGCGGTACCTGTCACGCACGTACTCGGAATTGCTTTTATCAGAGGACATGCATTCAGGACGGACTGAGAAGCTGTCCTCCCCAGGAACCTTTAAGAATTCCTGACTCCGGGGCTCTGCTGGGTTCGCTAACCAGGAAGCTGTGCGTAGGGGCCCCTGCCCTCTAGGGTCTTAAAATCAGCAACTTGACGCAGCAATTGTGGCACCCTTGGGGTAGGAGGGGTCACATAGGAGTGGTTTCGATCGCTAACTCCGGCCTTTGTCCCCTACCCTAAGATTTACAGAATGTCAACATCACCCTGCGCATCCTTTTCCGGCCAGTCGCCAGCCAGCTTCCCCGCATCTTCACCAGCATCGGGGAGGACTACGATGAACGGGTGCTACCGTCCATCACGACGGAGATCCTCAAGTCCGTGGTGGTGAGTGACGGGGCCTCAGCCTAGAGTGCGGTCCCCCAGAGATAGACAGGTGCCAGGAAGAGCGCGGTGGCGGGAGGCTTGGGATGTGGCTCGTCGttttccctcctgccctctctgcttcctcatcGCCATCCTCACCGggccccctctgccctcccttggAACCAGGCTCGCTTCGATGCCGGGGAACTGATCACCCAGAGAGAGTTGGTCTCCAGGCAGGTGAGCGATGACCTCACAGAGCGAGCAGCAACCTTTGGGCTCATCCTGGATGACGTGTCCTTGGTAAGATGCTTGTTGGGGGGGGAGCCTGCGAGGGAGGGGCTGCGGTTCTTGTTCAGGTGCTTGGCCCCATTTCCAGGTGGACGCTAGTAGGTCCTGCCTTCCACGTGCCCAGACAGGCGACTTGAAAACATGGAAacttctcttggggcgcctgggtggcgcagtcggttaagcgtccgacttcagccaggtcacgatcttgcggtccatgagttcgagccccgcgtcaggctctgggctgatggctcagagcctggagcctgtttccgattctgtgtctccctctctctctgcccctcccccgttcatgctctgtctctctctgtcccaaaaataaataaacgttgaaaaaaaaaaaatttaaaaaaagaaaaaaaaaaaaagaaaacatggaaacttCTCGACTGTGAGACGGTCTCCGTGGGTTTATTTTCAGATGAGagttgttttcctttccctctgccacacacatact
The sequence above is drawn from the Lynx canadensis isolate LIC74 chromosome E1, mLynCan4.pri.v2, whole genome shotgun sequence genome and encodes:
- the PHB gene encoding prohibitin — translated: MAAKVFESIGKFGLALAVAGGVVNSALYNVDAGHRAVIFDRFRGVQDIVVGEGTHFLIPWVQKPIIFDCRSRPRNVPVITGSKDLQNVNITLRILFRPVASQLPRIFTSIGEDYDERVLPSITTEILKSVVARFDAGELITQRELVSRQVSDDLTERAATFGLILDDVSLTHLTFGKEFTEAVEAKQVAQQEAERARFVVEKAEQQKKAAIISAEGDSKAAELIANSLATAGDGLIELRKLEAAEDIAYQLSRSRNITYLPAGQSVLLQLPQ